Genomic window (Paenibacillus sp. PK3_47):
ATGCACGAAACCGGCACATTGCTTGGCTACGGCTTGTCCAATGTGATTAACCTGCTTAATCCGCAGGCGGTTATTATCGGGGGAGGCATGGCTGCGGCGGGAGACAGGCTGCTAAGCAGCGTCAGAGCGTCGGTGAGTGCCCATGCACTGAAGCTGTCCGGCGGCAGCTGCACCATCCTGCAGGCAGAGCTCGGGAACCGTGCCGGCACTTTAGGGGCGGCTTATTATGCAGGCAGCAAGCTTGGGGCTGCATCCGCTGTATAGGGAGAATTATACTTCCGCTGCGGTAGCATGATATGCTATAGGCATTGACTGAACAAGCAGGAGGGGTACAATGAAACGAGACATCCAGCATGTCCCTTACGGCTATGAACCGCCGGCCAAGGAACGCAAGGGTACTTTGATTTTTTATGATTCTTTCGAGCATATCAGTGACCAGGAGCTGGAGGCAGCAGCACGCACGGCTGTGGAGCGAAAGTTCACGAAGCTGGTGCTGTATCCGCTGCATGAGGAAACGGTGAGAAGAATGACGAAGGAGCCGGTCCAGTCCTTTTATAAGCGTGAAGACCGTCTGCATGAGTGGAAAAGAGACCAGGGCCAGTCCTTCATCACAGTGGAAAGCCTGGAGGGCAAACGCAAGAAATACACGCCGCTGGATTCTGCACTGCGCCATATCAGCGATGTCTATCCCTCGCCGTATTTTCTGTACCTGACGCCGGAAACGGCGAATTTATTTGCCTCCTATTCATCCTTTGAGGATTGGATCGTTAAGATCCGGCTGCTGCTGTCGGAAGCTCCGGCTGCTGTCCATCCGCGGCTGGAGAAGTTCCGCCACCGCTGGGATGTGGCCGGGGAAGAGCCCAGGGAATAAGGCAGAACCTATAGCCGTAAATGAAAGAGCGGGCCGGCGGCCCGCTCTTTTACTCTGTATAGGAAGCTCGATTTCAATCATGAAGCCTCTAGCTGCTCTTCTGGCTGCGTCTGTACGTATACATTCTCCACTGATAATGAATGAAGCAGCCAATGCAGAACCCGAGAATGGCAACCGTTGCTGCCACAGCGACCAAACCGGTAAAGAGGTAAGCGGCAATCGTCCACCCGGCGAGGAAGCTGATAAGTCCGCCTGCCAGGCAGAATACGGCGATACTCTGGTTGAACTGCTGCTGCCCGTAGTCCTCAAGCACGTAAGCGGAGCGTTCTTTTTTCAGGAAATTAGCCGCCAGCTTTATCACCGGATTATACCCGAACAGCAGTCCCGGTATCCCGGCTGCCAGCGGTAATGCGAGAATCCAGTGCTGGTCTGTTAGCCAGCTGGCTAATACTGAAATTACAATAAAGGCCTGATTGGTTTTGACCAAAGGGCGCGGTATTCCTTTCACAGAACCGGAGCTGCTCATGCATAATGCACACCTTTCACATTGGAATAATTAAATTATACTGGATGCAGAATAAGCCAGCAATAAGAGGGAAGAACATGATCTATAATATTTTACAAAGCTTTGTTTTACAAAAATAAGCATTAAAATTTAAATAATTAAACGTTGACATAAACGGGCGATTCGTGGTTTTATTATGTAGACCGATTGTTATAAAAGTAAAAGGAAGTGTCAAGCTTGTCGAGCAAGCACAATGCACGTGAGGCGATCGTGGACACCGCATCCCGGTTATTTTTCACACAAGGTTATCATGCCACAGGGTTGAATCAGATTATCAAAGACAGTGACTCGCCCAAGGGCTCCCTTTATTATTATTTCCCCCACGGGAAGGAGGAGCTGGCTTTAACCTGCATCAACCGCACTAGTGAAACTGTTGCCGAGAAGCTCAGACACTATGTGGAGAAGAGTTCATGTACTGCTGACGGAGTACAGGAATTCATTCTGAATATGGCCAGGGAGGCTGTAGTGTCCAATTTTGAAGGTGTTGTTCCGTTCAGCTTCTGGCTGGCGGTAGAGACTTCCTGCATCAGCGAAGAACTGCGCGGAGCTTGTCAGGCTGTATTTGAAGACTGGCACGAGGTTATTGCGCAGCGTCTGATTGCTGAAGGCACAGAT
Coding sequences:
- a CDS encoding DUF4395 domain-containing protein; amino-acid sequence: MSSSGSVKGIPRPLVKTNQAFIVISVLASWLTDQHWILALPLAAGIPGLLFGYNPVIKLAANFLKKERSAYVLEDYGQQQFNQSIAVFCLAGGLISFLAGWTIAAYLFTGLVAVAATVAILGFCIGCFIHYQWRMYTYRRSQKSS
- a CDS encoding TetR/AcrR family transcriptional regulator, with product MSSKHNAREAIVDTASRLFFTQGYHATGLNQIIKDSDSPKGSLYYYFPHGKEELALTCINRTSETVAEKLRHYVEKSSCTADGVQEFILNMAREAVVSNFEGVVPFSFWLAVETSCISEELRGACQAVFEDWHEVIAQRLIAEGTDEQTAAGKASAVISLFEGALLQALTYRSEQPLLAAAQIIPAMLGTEKE